The sequence below is a genomic window from Acomys russatus chromosome 6, mAcoRus1.1, whole genome shotgun sequence.
GACCTATGCACATTGGCTCTCCATGGCCTTGACATCCCACCACCCACTGGGCCTGTCTGGGTCCTGGGTGCCACCTTCATCCGAAAGTTCTATACAGAGTTTGATCGGCATAACAACCGCATTGGGTTTGCCTTGGCCCGCTAAGGCCCTCTGCCACCCAGTGACCCTACTTTCAGATCGAGCCAAAGCTGGCACTCCTGGGAGCTGTTTTGTCTGGGCTTGCCCCCACATAGGGACACTGGACACAGAGCCTCTGATGAGTGCATGCCCCTTTGTCTGCACTCACCCTTCCCTGCTTTGTggaaaaaacagaataaagactTCGTATTTACAACCTGTCTGGGGTGGGTTCTTTTGAATttggagcagaaggaggaagagttgCATGGTCACTTACAGGACAGAGCATGACagacagggctggagatgtaCCTCTGCTAGCAAAGTGTGAGAACCCGAGTCGGTCCCCAGaacattgctgctgctgctgctgctgctgctgctgctgctgctgctgctgctaacaaccaggcatgatgacaattgtttggttggttggttggttttggtttttctagacagggtctctctgtattaaccttggctgtcctggactcgctttgtagaccaggctggcctcaaactcacagcgatccgcctgcctctgcctcccgggtgctgggattaaagacatgcgccagcACTGCTCGGCTAATTGTTTTTAATCCTGGCAACCAGGAggacagagacaagtagatccctGGGGTTTGATACCTGAGGAATGATAAccaaagttacacacacacacacacacacacacacacacacacacacacacagagagagagagagagagagagagagagagagagagacagagacacagacacaggcagagagacagagacagacagagagagacagagagacagagacagaggcacagagagctacagagacacacacacagaaagatggacagtgagagatggagagagagagagagagagagagagagagagagagagagaatgggacaAAATAGACACCCACCCACAATGTTTTTGTGTGTAAGGTTGATGACTTTTATCTACTAGCAACAAAATTCACATAGCGCTTGTTCATTCAACAACCTTGGTTGGGGAGTTTGCAAAGAAATAGGTCCCATGTCCCTCTAGGGAAAGAGCCTTAGGGATATGACAGTAGAGTACAGGTAAGTACAGGCTAgcttaatgtcaacttgacacaagttaaagtcatctgagaggaaggaacctcaactaagaaaatgcctccataagataggGTTGTAGCCAAGTCTATagaccattttttaaattagtgattaatTGATAGGGagaacccagcccattgtgggtggttccattcCTGAGCTGGTGgttttgggttctataagaaaacaggctgagcaagccaaagggagcaagtcagtaagcagcaccctccattgggccctgcctccaggtttctggccTGCTTGaattcctatcctgacttcctctgaAGATGAACTATGTTGTGGAATTGTAAgtaaaaacaaaccctttcctccccaactttgtttttggccatggtgtttcatcacagcaatagaaacccttacTAAACCAGTCAGAAAGATGCTttcagagagctggagagatggctcagtggttaagagcactgtcttgttcttccaaatgtctcaagttcaattcccagcaaccacatggtggctcacaaccatgtataatgtgatctaatgccctcttctggcatgcaggcatacatgcaggcagaacactgtatacataataaataaataaaataaatcttaaaaaaaaaatgcttccagcTCATGGAAGCCAGTTCTGACCCCAGGCCCTGTGCTGCCGAGCGATCCAACCCTATATGGAATTCTCTGGAAAACTCCTGTCAGCTTGCTCTGCACCTTCTCCTTGTGCTCCCACCTTCTGCTACCATTCACACAAGCAATCTAAGTGGTCCTCACACAGAACTTGGGGAACATCACATACCCAACAATCCTACCTCACATGTAAGAcgttcacagagacagaagggcaTTTGCCCAAGATCACACGGGGAAGAATCAAGGGCGGTGGGGCAAGAATCCTGAAAAACTATCCTAGAATCCAGCCCAGCTGACTCAGCTCCTGGGGGCTTCCaccatgtgagagagacagaccgTCAGACACCTTGGTTTGGGTCTGGCGCACACGTGGGCTGTCTTCCACCTCAAGGCCTGAGGACGTCAAAGGCTGAGGGCTcttctcccactctcccctcaagcTGTCCACAGAGAGTGTGTAGCTAAGAGGATGAGAAACTATCTACCAGTAGCTTCTCATCCCTCTTTTGACCCCAAAATGTAAGGTACTGAGTGTCCCAACCACGCCCTTCATAGCTGCAGGATTTCACTCTCCTGAGGTTAAGAGTCCCAGGGCTTCTCTGGGGTGATATTTGTGTAGCCGGAGCTGCTTGCAGAGTCCTGGCACAGAGCTGAGAACAAGAGCCTGCGTTCCCACTGGTTACGTCAGCTTGCACAGCATGGTTTTCTTTGCCTATTGCAAAAGAAAGAGCTAGAGGCAACGTCCTTTCCAGTTCTGACATCCTGGGCTTCCCAGCCTTAAGTCGGCGgttcctcccctatcatctgctACAGTGGCCCCTCCCCTAATCATCTGCTACAGTGGCCCCTCCCCTAATCATCTGCTACAGTGGCCCCTCCCCTATCATCTGCTACAGTGGCCCCTCCCCTATCATCTGCTACAGTGGCTGCATGTGGTTATTTGCATCCTTATTAAGATTAAAGTCGCACAAAGTGTCCTGTTGGCCACATTTCAAGTGCTGAGTAGCCCACGTGGGGCTAGAGGCCACTGTAGGAAACTGTATCGCAAGGCTCTGAGCAGCAAGAATCAAGGTCCTGTGGTTGAGGGGTTCCTGAGTAGGTCAGAAGGACAACTTGGGGACACAGAAACGCATCCACTTTGTAGGCATTTTCAAGTGGGGCAGTGTGAGATAGTGTGCAGTGAGGTGTCCCATTCCCCTACCCCGAGGCAAGCCCAGGTTTCTCTATGGTAGAGGGCTGGCAGCTAACAAGTCTTGCTCTAGAGGTGACCAGGGGGACATATGGCTAAGAGAGGGGCTCTCCAAAGGCTGGCATGGCCTCTTTCCATGTGTCTTCTCTCCACTCTCTGCCAGGAGACGTATCTTTTCCACCACTCACACGCACTTAGGTCCATGGGTTGTGCTAGGCCTTTGATCACCTCTTGGCTCAACAAAGCAGTGTCCAGTCCACCTCTCAGGGCAGGAAGATTTAAGGATTATTTAGTGAATCAAACTCAGTCTTGCTCAAAGTCCTGGCTTACAATGTGCTCATGTACTCGTAAAGTATCTGGGAATGTTCAATTAGTGTCCAGTCTGCCtatgggagacacacacacacacacacacacacacacacacacacacacacacacacacacacacacacacacacacacacacacaccatgtggcTTTCCATCGGTGGTGATGCCTGGAAGCCTTAGAAATACAGTCCAACCTTTTCCAAGGGTCCAGAGATTTGAATGCAAGCCAAAGCCCACACTATGGGAGCAGCTGATCTCCATATTCCAGGAAGTCAAGCCCTTCCTGCCCAGCCCCAGATCCTTAACCTAGGCTATAGGGAAGAGCTGGCAAAGAGCTGTGGTCCCCAGTGGGAAACAGGTCATCCAGCACTAGGATGCCTCAGCAGGGATCTGGGGCGGGGCCTGATAAGGCTCCTCCCTTTGCGTCATTAAGGCGGGACATCACCCCCACCCAGAGCTCCAGGTAGTCGCGGACTTAGCAGCGGGAGATGACCGGCAGTACTCCTCCGGAGGCGGAGGCGGGGTCGGAGCGGGCAGGGGGCGTTACCGCGGCCTGTGATGTCACTGTCGCGGCGGACCCCGGTGATCCCCGGCCAGCAGTGTCGCTCGGTTGTGCGCCGGCGATCAGAGCGGGCAGCTCGCTCATGAGTCATGGACTTCCCCTGGCCCCTCCTCGACCACTCCCACTCCCTCTCATGGCCCCCCCGTAGGGGCTAACGCGGGCGCGGCGGCTCCGAGGGGGTGGGGCTGCTGGGAATGGCTGTGCCCCCTTCAGCTCCTGTGCCGTGCTCGCCCTTTTACCTGCGGAGGCAGGCGCCCTGCCCGCAGTGCTCATGGGGCATGGAGGAAAAGGCGGTGGCCAGTGCCGGCTGCTGGGAACCACCAGGGTCCCCGAGAGCCGCCGTCCCGTGCTACGGCGTCGCGGTGGACCAGGACAACATCCTCCCTGGTGCCCTGCGCCTCATCCGGGAGCTGCGGCCGCACTGGAAGCCGGAACAAGTTCGGACTAAGGTAGACGAGCGGGTGCGAGGCCGGGGATGGGGccctgcctgggctgcagagggGCTGCGTGGACGCCCGTCAGTACATGCTTCCCAGTGAGGGTCCCAGGGTTGCGTGGCTGTTGCGCAGGAGTGGTTTGTATATGCGTTTAGCTCTCCGTCTCTTTTGATACCTATGCAAAGCTGGGCTCACGCTTCCCTGGACCCTCCCCATTCGCCTGTTTCTCGGGTTCCCAAACATGCAGCCGGAGGTCCACCTGCCCACTGTCAGCATGCTCCGCGTGCGGGCCCCACCCCCTGTCGCTGCGTGCTTGTCCTTTAGTTGCCCAGAAGTGCGTACCCAGCCGCTCTGAAACCCCAGGAGGCACGAACTTTTAAGGAAACCTCCCCATACACCCGTGCTGTTCTTTCACCCTAACGTGTGATCCAAGCCTCGGGGATATGAGCATTCCCTGTGACCATCGGAACCAGCCCTGTGGAATTGGGAATTCTGGCTAAGCACTGGGACTGTCACCAAGGCCTCAGGCTAGCTGAGTaacgccccccccacccccgccccgcatCCTCCCCGTCCCCACGTCCCCCTCCCCCGactgtcttcccacttcagttgGATAAattctctctgtcacacacacacacccctgtgggCAGAGCTGCCCACCTTGGCCCCTAGCTTGCTCCTTAGCTGCCCTGCATTCTCTTAAAAACCTATCTAGCGCcggggccgtggtggcgcacacctttaatcccagcactagggaggcagaggcaggcggatcaatgtgagttcgaggccagcctggtctacaaagctagtccaggacagccaaggctacacagagaaaccctgtctgggaaaaacaaacaaaacaacaacaacctaccTAGCAGCCCACACCCTGGGCAGCCTGTAGAGACGTAGGGTTCCATTTTCACAAGACACAGTCAGGAGCAAAAAGCAGTGAAGGCATCAAGCAGACCTGagattaattccagcactaacaTGGCAGATGCTAATCTGTACTCCCACTAGGCCTGTTTCCTCACCCAGAACTGATTTAGGTGGCCTCTAGAGACACATCCAGCTCCATCAGACGACATCCATAAAACTGTAGCTCATGGTTTCTTCCTACTCATTGCCCGGCCCAGTGAGTTTTTGTTCCCACTCCTGTTGTCTCTTGTTTCTCCTGGTGTGGAATTCAGAGATTCAAGGACTCAGGCCACCAGAGCCCTGGGATGAGTGCCAAGCTCAGTACCCTCCTTTCCGTCCGCCACTGGATGGAGCAAGAGATACAGCTGAGAACCCTTGTCTGCCTTGATGAGAGGCAGCTGGTCAGAGTGGCTGGCTGGGCAACTTCCAGCCGTCCTTAAGTCCCGTTCTCTCTAGTGGTGGCCTCTTCCAGGGCCAgggtggggaaaggaggggagggggcctctccccactgcccagcttggaCATTGCCCACTCTGACGAGTCTCATGACGTGGGAGCAGACTTAGGCTGAGTGAGTGTGCCTGGGCTGAcgtgcacggacacacacacacacacacacacacacccttgagtTTTAGTTTACTCCAAGGCAGTATGTAGTGCTAGCTGGAGTGGAGTTATGTTCAGCATTCAAATGAGCACCCTCTGCTTTGGCTGGCTCTGGGAAGAGACTGGAACATcgtaccccacccccactcccacccatgGCTGCGCTTCTCCCCATGCTAGCGCTTCAAAGACGGCATCACCAACAAGCTAGTGGCCTGCTATGTGGAGGAGGACATGCGGGACTGCGTGCTGGTCCGAGTGTACGGGGAGCGGACGGAGTTGCTCGTGGACCGAGAGAACGAGGTCAGGAACTTCCAACTGCTGCGAGCACACGGCTGCGCCCCCAAACTCTACTGCACCTTTCGGAACGGACTGTGCTATGAGTACGTGCAGGGTGTGGCCCTGGGCCCAGAGCACATCCGACAGCCCCAGCTTTTCAGGTGAGGAGGGCACGGGGTACTGCAAGCCTATGGCTTTGGGGTTCCTGGCTGGCTTCTTCGGCGAAAAATGGGGTCCGTGAGGAAGAGTCGTAAGGCTTGCAGTTGCATTGAAATGTCTGTTGGGATGCTCTGTTCAGAGGCTGCAACACTCCATGGTCTTCTAGTGGTGACTACTAGAAGAAGGAGTTCCAGGGGAACATAGCAGAGATCAgggttctcacacacacacacacacacacacacacacacacacacacacacacacacacacacacacacacatacacacacacatatacacacacacatacacacacacacacacacacacaccatttctcaAACCTCCCTCCACCCTATGTCTGATGTGGGAACACTCAGAAGCTCTGGGAATGAAACCTGAGCCAAATTCTGAAGGAACACGGGATTTCTACCTCtcccatctttatttttcatttattttattttattttattttttaaatgggagaTAGGGTCTTTCGatgtagcactggctgccctagaaattcatatgtagaccaggttggtttcaaactcaaagagactcacctgtctctgtctcccaaatgttgggattgaaggtgtgtgtcaccctGCCCAGTCTTCCCTCCTATCTTTTGCGGGGAGCGAAAGTGTGAAGGCAAACAGGCCTATCCAGGGTGAACTTGACTTTAGCAGCCTGGAATAACCTTTCCTTCTCCTAAGCTGAGTGCTCTTTGGGTTCCCTGACAATAAATACCCAGGTTTGGAGTTAATGCTGGGGCCTCCATGCAGaaggcccacagagactgagcccGGTTTCTAGTAAATTCCTCGATATGATACGTAGGGCTTAGGAGCTGCATTTAACCTTCAAGCCCCCATGGATACTGCTGTAGCGCCTGAGCAGGGGAGAACCAAACAGCCCTCAGTGAGTGCACTCCCCTCTCTGTTCTGACTGACCAGGGCTGGGCAGTCAAGCAgtatccttttccttcctccaccgccccccccccccacaaggcCATCAAACTATCATAGTGAGGCCTGGGCAGGCTGAAGGTTGTCCCTGATGGCTGGGGACAGCAGTGCAGGGTCTGCCTAGGGTCTCTGCTTGGCAGCTGCAGTCTCCAAGCCAAGAGGAAGGAGACTCTTCTTGCATACTGAGGGCAGTGATACTCACTGAGAGGTAGGGCCTAGCCTCTTCTCTGCACCCTCACCTGCCCACCAGTCAGAACCAAGTAAGAACACTGGGCTCTTTTTGCCTATGTGGCTCGCCCTCCACCCTCTTCAGTGCTGCCTCTGAGACTCccaggggaggggggcgggggccAGGACGTTGCATTTGAGCTGTGTGTGGGGTAGAGGAGGTGAAGGATGCAGGGGTCACTGGAGTTGGAGCTGAGAACACCTTGCCCTGCCTTTCCCATCACTCCTCCTTTAGTCTTGTGTGAGTAAGCAGGTCCCCACCACTCCtagtctctctccacctccctgaaCCTCATGCCGTCACTCATCCTCTTTCTGGAAACAATTACCACCGTCAGGAAGATTGAAGGGGGATTTAGGTGCCGTAAGTAAGAAGTTGGCGTTTGGGGGAGAGCCAGAAAATTGGGGTGGGTGTAGGAGGTAGTAGGCCTTTCCTTGGTGACTTTCCCAGGATGGAGCTTTTCCCAACCTGTCACAGTGACTGGGTATCTGCAGGAAAGTGCTGTTtcccccacacaccaccaccaccatcccttgAGCCCACCCCCCAGCCTGGTGTGCTAAAGCCCTGCAGTGTAAAACTGCTGAGTGCTGAACTTACTTCTATTGTTATGCACACAGCAGCTCTACTGACATTCAAGGAACAAATCCTTTTCAGAATCTTCCTAGCGAAGGGACTTGAGGGCTGGGCCTCAGGCCCATGTCTACTTTTCCCCTGTAGTGGGCTCTCACCTCCGACCCCACGACCTCTGACCTCCGGGCACCTACTCAGCTGCCTGCCCATAGCCCCTCCACCCTGGAGGAAGTGGGAGGCTTAGggaggagcctgaagttgccactgTCCTGATGGTGCATGGCTGCTGGTCCCTTCCCAGGCCTGGCAAGGGGAGGAGTATCCTTAGGACAACTCTGTAACAAGGTTCCAAACAACCAGCGCCTTTGTTGTCCTTCTCGGTGATTATTATTCAAGCAACCGGCAGAGGCAAGGGAAGCTCAGAAGCTTGGATGCTGGAGGCTTGGCAGGCAACTAGGGTTGGACTGTAGAAGGGAGGGCTGGCAGAGCCCAGCTGGGACCCCAGCCTCCATGCTGACCTTGACACTGGCCTCGGTGCTAGGTTCTTATCATGTTTCTTCCCTCTTCAGTAGCCAGTCCTcgcctcatccctcctcactcCCAGCAGACCTCCCTGCCACGCACTCCTCCCCCAGGACCTTGGATAATGTCTGTAGGAGAACTTGAAAATCAGAAGGCTGGTTTGTTTTGCGTCCTTGGAATCCCCGCCCACCAGCATCGGAAGGGCCCCCATCCCCTCCCGCTCTGGGCCAGCCTCTCCACCTTGGCCAGACTGATAAGAGGCTAACATTTCCTCCTTGCCTAGCATCGACAACCCACTGATCTCATCACAGAAAGGGACCTGCTGCCACCTCTCCTGGGAGGATGGGGCAAAGtccaggggagaggggaggaaggggactgCCCTTATGCTTGCTTGCCCCTGTGTGTTCAGGGGCCACCCCCTAtgggaaggctgggagagagcTACCTTTCtggccctctgtctctctctatcccagctctgggacttgaaaagaaacaaatggctaAAGGGTCTTCCTGCGTTTTCCTGCCTTCTGCTGAGACCCTCTTTGGGAGGCCAAGGGCTCCTGTCATGACCCCCACATGTGGCCTTCTGGCTAGAACCCAGAAGAAGCTTTCAGATCTTTCTTAGTTGAGCAGGAGGGCATGCCCAGGACTGACACTGTACTCCTCCCCTTTCTGTTGTAGGTTAATCGCCTTAGAAATGGCCAAGATTCACGCCATCCAGGCCAATGGCAGCCTGCCTAAGCCCTCCCTCTGGCATAAGATGCACCGTTATTTCACGCTGGTCAAGGATGAGATCAACCCCAGGTACAGAGATCTGAGAGAGCACAAGGCTGCTACcgcctctgccctgccccctaCTTTTGGCTCCAGCCCACTCTCAGAGGAGGTTCAGGGATACCGTTCCCATGAAGACTCTCTCCTGAGCACTGTCCAtcctgagccacagcccaggcaGAGGGAGGCCCTCAGCTGCCTCTCAGCAAGGAGGATCAGCAGTTTGGGATACCTGCACTTATTTCTCTTTGAGTTGTCTGGCTGTGTCAGGCAGCAGGATTAGGAGGACAACTCCCACTTTCCTTAGAACAGAAAGGGTTGCTGGAGGAAGCTCTGCTCTCCTGTCAGGCTGACAGTGTGCGGCTTTAGTCTCCCATCCCAGGACTTAGCTCTTCATGAGCTGTCTTCTGCCTTTGGAACACAGGAGGGTGGAGCCTCTGGGAACCCGAGGTGCTGAGGCCAGCAGGGTCATAAAGCAGACAAGCCCTGGGGATAGCAAGGTTTCCGGCTGACCCCTCTTATGCCTGTGTACCTCCGGAGGCCATGTCCCCTATTTTGTTCCTTCTCACACCCACTGCGTCATGAGGTGCTCTTACCAAGGACGAGGTTCCCCTCCCGTCCTGATTCTACTTTGAAGCAAAATGGGATCTCCTAAACTTCCCCTTTGCTCACTGGCCTGTGGGTTCTCAACCCCCTTGACACATGTTAGAGACCAAGGCACGGGGAAAAAGTCAACAACACGGTCTCTGGCTTTCCATGCAAAGATTAaatatcaacttttttttttttttttttttttttttgatacagcaTAGCCCACTGAGGCCTAGGACTCATTATGTGGACCaaagctagctttgaactcagagagctacctgcctctgtctcccaagagctgggattaaagatgtgtgttattgccgggcaatggtggcacatgcctttaatcccagcactccagaggcagaggcagaactagtcagatctctgtgagttcgaggccaacctggtctacagagtgagctccaggacagccagggctacacagagaaaccctgtctcaaaaaacaaaaaacaaaacaaaaaacccaaaaaacaaaaaaaccaaagatgtaTGTTATCCTACCCAGCAAgcattgccttttaaaatgtatttgcttgACAGGTACTTATATGTACAGTGTGCATTGATTCCATCAGGGTGACACATGTCTTCCCTGCAAATGTTTATCATGTCTTTGTGCTGGGCATTCAAAGTCCTCTCCTAGAAAATTCCACAACAAACTGTTAATTTGAACACCACCTCTGCTGAAATGTCAAAGGAGCAGGGTGGTGAGAGGGAGGTCTGAGAGACAGAGGACTCTCGTTCTCTCTGAAATGGCTGCCATTAACTCTGACCCCATTATGTGGTCcttgcacacacacccatgactTTATCTGAACTCTCACACCCAGTGACTGTGCTATGAGTGCCCAGCATGGCTCTAGCCTGCCTGCTGTCTGACCATGTTCAGATCCTGGGACAAGGACTGCCATGTCTCTGAAGACTAGAGTGTGGCATGTCTCTTCAGCCAGCGCCATTATTTGACAGGCGGGGATGGAACTTTCTGGTTACTAGGTGCAGGGCTGGCACTCACACACAACTGGACACCACGCTTCCTTTGTAGCTTTGGTGGCTAGTCTTGTCAGGAAGGAAGAGGTCCTTGGTGAAGAGCTGGCCAGCTTCCTTTGTCCTTTTCATGCCTTTGGCCTCCGGGAAATTGAGATTTAACTTCTTTGAGCCTGTCTTAAGAGGACTATCCCCTGACCCTTTGCCCTGTTCTGCACGTCCCTCAGCAGGACAGTGCTGAACAGCCTTGTTGGACTCCAGGCGTTACCTCATGGCTCTGACTTATTCAATCCTTCGTTTCACAAAACAAACATTGATTTACTGGGATTAAAACAGTAGAAAAGTGACGGTGGTTGTGACACAGGCCCTGCCCATGAGGAATGTAGGAGCCAAGTAAACAGAGCATGCTTGTACTTGGTACAAGGGAAGGCAGGGTGTGTAATGCATACACAGACGTAGGAAGGGGCAGGTAAAGTCATCTTGGCAGAAGTGGCAGGGCAAGATGAAaaggggctgctccagtttgggAGACAGCCCGGGGAGGTCTGCTCAAGGCTCCCAAGTAGGTGAATGTGTCTGAGACAGATGTTCAGGAGCCTATGGGAGTGGTGAATGGGAGCTTAAGGGAACGGGGCTTGGGTACCAGGCCAAGGAAGGAGCCAGGAGTGAAGTGTACAAGCATCAGGAAGGTGTCTCACTATGTTACccacactggcttcaaactcatgtaggccaggctaacctGTCAGGAACTCATGACCCTATTGCCCccggtctcccaagtgctaggattacaagtgagTACCCCATGCCCACTGTTATGAGGAGATCTGAGCCAAAATATGGTTTAGGAAGAGGGCTAGCAGGCATAAGGACAGTGT
It includes:
- the Etnk2 gene encoding ethanolamine kinase 2 isoform X2; amino-acid sequence: MAVPPSAPVPCSPFYLRRQAPCPQCSWGMEEKAVASAGCWEPPGSPRAAVPCYGVAVDQDNILPGALRLIRELRPHWKPEQVRTKRFKDGITNKLVACYVEEDMRDCVLVRVYGERTELLVDRENEVRNFQLLRAHGCAPKLYCTFRNGLCYEYVQGVALGPEHIRQPQLFRLIALEMAKIHAIQANGSLPKPSLWHKMHRYFTLVKDEINPSLSADVPKVEVLEQELAWLKEHLSQLDSPVVFCHNDLLCKNIIYDSAKGQVRFIDYEYAGYNYQAFDIGNHFNEFAGVNEVDYCRYPAREIQLQWLRYYLEAQKGTAATPKEVERLYAQVNKFALVCSDPIQPVL
- the Etnk2 gene encoding ethanolamine kinase 2 isoform X1 is translated as MAVPPSAPVPCSPFYLRRQAPCPQCSWGMEEKAVASAGCWEPPGSPRAAVPCYGVAVDQDNILPGALRLIRELRPHWKPEQVRTKRFKDGITNKLVACYVEEDMRDCVLVRVYGERTELLVDRENEVRNFQLLRAHGCAPKLYCTFRNGLCYEYVQGVALGPEHIRQPQLFRLIALEMAKIHAIQANGSLPKPSLWHKMHRYFTLVKDEINPSLSADVPKVEVLEQELAWLKEHLSQLDSPVVFCHNDLLCKNIIYDSAKGQVRFIDYEYAGYNYQAFDIGNHFNEFAGVNEVDYCRYPAREIQLQWLRYYLEAQKGTAATPKEVERLYAQVNKFALASHFFWALWALIQNQYSTISFDFLRYAVIRFNQYFKVKPQVLALEMPK